A genomic window from Mesorhizobium sp. 131-2-1 includes:
- a CDS encoding phosphoglycerate kinase: MAGFKTLDDIGNISGKRVLVRVDLNVPVADGKVTDVTRIERIAPTIAELSGKGAKVILLAHFGRPKDGPTPEFSLEPIAKATAEVLGRPVGFAADCIGDTAGSAVAAMNKGDVLLLENTRFYKAEEKNDAAFTEKLAANGDIFINDAFSAAHRAHSSTEGLAHLLPAFAGRTMQAELDALEKGLGNPVRPVVAIVGGAKVSTKIDLLMNLVKKVDSLVIGGGMANTFLAARGTAVGKSLCEHDLATTAKQIMIEAAEAGCAIILPVDGVVAKEFKAGAASETVAIDAVPADGMILDVGARTVKTVTDWIDRAATLVWNGPLGAFEIAPFDHATVTAAKHAAQRTKAGKLVSVAGGGDTVAALNHAGVADDFTYVSTAGGAFLEWMEGKPLPGVEVLKR, encoded by the coding sequence ATGGCCGGCTTCAAGACACTGGACGACATCGGCAACATCTCCGGCAAGCGCGTGCTGGTGCGCGTCGACCTCAACGTTCCCGTCGCCGACGGCAAGGTCACCGACGTCACCCGCATCGAGCGCATCGCGCCGACCATCGCCGAGCTCTCCGGCAAGGGCGCAAAGGTCATCCTGCTTGCCCATTTCGGCCGCCCCAAGGATGGCCCCACGCCCGAATTCTCGCTGGAGCCTATCGCCAAGGCGACGGCGGAGGTTCTCGGTCGGCCTGTCGGCTTCGCCGCCGACTGCATCGGCGACACGGCAGGCAGCGCGGTCGCCGCCATGAACAAGGGCGACGTGCTGCTGCTTGAAAACACCCGCTTCTACAAGGCCGAGGAGAAGAACGACGCGGCCTTCACCGAGAAGCTCGCCGCCAATGGCGACATCTTCATCAATGACGCCTTTTCCGCCGCGCACCGCGCCCATTCCTCGACCGAGGGCCTGGCGCACCTGCTGCCGGCCTTCGCCGGACGCACCATGCAGGCCGAGCTCGACGCGCTGGAAAAGGGCCTCGGCAATCCCGTCCGCCCCGTCGTCGCCATCGTCGGCGGCGCCAAGGTCTCGACCAAGATCGACCTGCTGATGAACCTGGTGAAGAAGGTCGACTCGCTGGTCATAGGCGGCGGCATGGCCAACACCTTCCTGGCCGCGCGCGGCACCGCTGTCGGCAAGTCGCTCTGCGAGCATGACCTGGCCACCACCGCCAAGCAGATCATGATCGAGGCGGCCGAGGCCGGCTGCGCCATCATCCTGCCCGTCGACGGCGTCGTGGCGAAAGAGTTCAAGGCGGGCGCCGCAAGCGAGACCGTCGCCATCGATGCGGTGCCGGCAGACGGCATGATCCTTGATGTTGGCGCCAGGACCGTGAAGACGGTCACCGACTGGATCGACCGCGCCGCCACGCTGGTCTGGAACGGCCCGCTCGGCGCCTTCGAGATCGCGCCCTTCGACCACGCGACGGTGACGGCGGCAAAGCACGCCGCCCAGCGCACCAAGGCCGGCAAGCTCGTCTCGGTGGCCGGCGGCGGCGACACGGTGGCGGCGCTCAACCATGCCGGCGTCGCCGACGACTTCACCTATGTCTCGACCGCCGGCGGCGCCTTCCTGGAATGGATGGAAGGCAAGCCGCTCCCCGGCGTCGAGGTGCTGAAGCGCTGA
- a CDS encoding peroxiredoxin → MSLRINDIAPDFTAETTQGTISFHQWIGDGWAVLFSHPKNFTPVCTTELGTMAGLEGEFKKRNVKIIGISVDPVASHDKWQADIKTATGQEVKYPLIGDKDLAVAKLYEMLPAGAGESSEGRTPADNATVRSVYVIGPDKKIKLVLTYPMTTGRNFDEILRVIDSIQLTAKHQVATPANWKQGEDVIITAAVSNEDAIKRFGAFDTILPYLRKTKQPSA, encoded by the coding sequence ATGAGTCTTCGTATCAACGATATTGCGCCGGACTTCACGGCGGAGACCACGCAAGGGACGATCAGCTTCCATCAATGGATCGGCGACGGCTGGGCGGTGCTGTTCAGCCATCCGAAGAATTTCACGCCGGTGTGCACGACCGAGCTCGGCACCATGGCCGGGCTGGAGGGCGAGTTCAAAAAACGCAACGTCAAGATCATCGGCATTTCCGTCGACCCGGTCGCCAGCCACGACAAGTGGCAGGCCGACATCAAGACCGCGACCGGCCAGGAGGTGAAGTATCCGCTGATCGGCGACAAGGATCTCGCGGTCGCCAAGCTCTATGAGATGCTGCCGGCTGGCGCCGGCGAAAGCTCGGAAGGCCGCACGCCGGCCGACAACGCCACGGTGCGTTCGGTCTATGTCATCGGGCCAGACAAGAAGATCAAGCTGGTGCTGACCTACCCGATGACCACAGGCCGCAACTTCGACGAGATCCTGCGCGTTATCGATTCCATCCAGCTGACGGCCAAGCATCAGGTGGCGACGCCGGCCAACTGGAAGCAGGGCGAGGATGTCATCATCACTGCCGCGGTTTCGAACGAGGACGCGATCAAGCGCTTCGGCGCCTTCGACACGATCCTGCCGTATCTCAGGAAGACCAAGCAGCCTTCGGCGTGA
- a CDS encoding fimbrial protein, which yields MARPIAEEDEEKPLDAEVEKVRGKLIRFMAVNLGLLFLALMVVIGALVYKARKAPSVAPPLAGDIQVPAGEPLNADIVLPVGAKVISQSLSGNRISIDAELADGSRAIFVFDIAERRVIGQFAIRTK from the coding sequence ATGGCCAGGCCAATTGCCGAGGAAGACGAAGAAAAGCCGCTCGACGCCGAAGTCGAGAAGGTGCGCGGCAAACTCATCCGCTTCATGGCCGTCAATCTCGGGCTGCTGTTCCTCGCCCTTATGGTGGTGATCGGAGCACTTGTCTACAAAGCGCGCAAGGCGCCGTCCGTCGCCCCGCCGCTCGCCGGCGACATCCAGGTGCCGGCCGGCGAACCGTTGAACGCCGACATCGTGCTGCCCGTCGGCGCCAAGGTGATCAGCCAGTCGCTGTCCGGCAACCGCATTTCCATAGACGCCGAACTTGCCGACGGCAGCCGTGCCATCTTCGTCTTCGACATCGCCGAGCGCCGAGTGATAGGCCAATTCGCGATCCGCACCAAATGA
- the gap gene encoding type I glyceraldehyde-3-phosphate dehydrogenase, with translation MTVRVAINGFGRIGRNILRAIHESGRKDIDVVAVNDLGPVETNAHLLRYDSVHGRFPHEVTVDGDQISVGSEKFKVTAIKDPTQLPWKELGIDIALECTGIFTARDKAAAHLTAGAKRVIVSAPAEGADLTVVYGINHDKLTKDHIVISNASCTTNCLAPLAAVLHETVGIEKGMMTTIHSYTGDQPTLDTMHKDLYRARAAALSQIPTSTGAAKAIGLVLPDLKGKLDGISIRVPTPNVSVVDFKFIAKRSTTAQEINEAVIAASKGKLKGVLSVTHHPNVSIDFNHDPHSSIVALDQTKVMDGNFVSVLSWYDNEWGFSNRMGDTAVAFGKTIA, from the coding sequence ATGACCGTCAGAGTTGCCATCAACGGATTCGGCCGTATCGGCCGCAACATCCTGCGCGCCATCCATGAATCCGGCCGCAAGGACATCGACGTCGTCGCCGTGAACGATCTCGGCCCGGTCGAGACCAATGCGCATCTCCTGCGCTACGACAGCGTGCATGGCCGCTTCCCACACGAAGTGACGGTCGACGGCGACCAGATCTCGGTCGGCTCTGAGAAGTTCAAGGTCACCGCCATCAAGGATCCGACGCAGCTGCCGTGGAAGGAGCTCGGCATCGATATCGCGCTCGAATGCACCGGCATCTTCACCGCCCGCGACAAGGCCGCAGCGCATCTGACCGCCGGCGCCAAGCGCGTCATCGTCTCGGCGCCGGCCGAAGGCGCCGACCTCACCGTCGTCTACGGCATCAACCACGACAAACTGACCAAGGACCACATCGTCATCTCGAACGCGTCCTGCACCACCAACTGCCTGGCGCCGCTGGCCGCCGTGCTGCACGAGACGGTCGGCATCGAGAAGGGCATGATGACGACGATCCACTCCTACACCGGCGACCAGCCGACGCTGGACACCATGCACAAGGACCTCTACCGCGCCCGCGCGGCGGCGCTGTCGCAGATCCCGACCTCGACGGGTGCTGCCAAGGCGATCGGCCTGGTGCTGCCCGACCTCAAGGGCAAGCTCGACGGCATCTCGATCCGCGTGCCGACCCCGAACGTCTCGGTCGTCGACTTCAAGTTCATCGCCAAGCGCTCGACCACCGCGCAGGAGATCAACGAAGCGGTGATCGCCGCCTCCAAGGGCAAGCTGAAGGGCGTGCTTTCCGTCACCCATCACCCGAATGTCTCGATCGACTTCAACCACGATCCGCATTCCTCGATCGTCGCCCTCGACCAGACCAAGGTGATGGACGGCAATTTCGTTTCGGTGCTGTCCTGGTACGACAATGAATGGGGCTTCTCCAACCGCATGGGCGACACCGCCGTCGCCTTCGGCAAGACCATCGCCTGA
- a CDS encoding DUF4164 domain-containing protein, with translation MTGETTLKEVIARLGKAIEGLENAVAAKLEHERDYSEAEAEVQRMNADRSRLAQELDNSEARAERLEDANKEVSRRLVTAMETIRAVLDR, from the coding sequence ATGACCGGGGAAACGACGCTCAAGGAAGTCATCGCCAGGCTGGGCAAAGCCATCGAGGGGCTGGAAAACGCCGTCGCGGCCAAGCTCGAACACGAGCGCGACTATTCGGAGGCCGAGGCGGAGGTGCAGCGCATGAACGCCGACCGCTCCAGGCTGGCGCAGGAGCTCGACAATTCCGAAGCGCGCGCCGAACGGCTTGAAGACGCCAACAAGGAAGTATCGCGCCGGCTGGTGACCGCCATGGAGACCATCCGCGCGGTGTTGGACAGGTAG
- a CDS encoding RluA family pseudouridine synthase, whose product MSAHSEEASRLIEDRLTGNDLTAGGSVTLEAGPDAAGQRLDQWLASQLGPDMSRSRVQMLIKQGAVSIGGKIVEEAKRKMAAGERVSVEMPEPEPAEPQGEAIALDILYEDDELIVINKPAALVVHPGAGNWTGTLVNALIHHCGDSLSGIGGVRRPGIVHRLDKETSGVMVVAKTDRAHKALSEAFADHGRTGDLERAYLALVWGIPSRPAGTVDAPLGRAADRVRRAVVPEGRDDARHAVTHFAVIERFGERQKDFATASLVECRLETGRTHQIRVHMAHIGHPVVGDPDYGMAFRTKANRLPEPLKGEVNAFPRQALHAWLLEFRHPATHLTMRFEAPIPRDMEALIGGFRKL is encoded by the coding sequence ATGAGCGCTCATAGCGAAGAGGCCTCCAGATTAATAGAGGATCGTTTGACAGGTAATGATTTGACGGCCGGCGGATCGGTCACGCTGGAGGCCGGCCCGGATGCCGCCGGCCAGCGCCTCGACCAATGGCTGGCCAGCCAGCTCGGCCCGGACATGTCGCGCAGCCGGGTGCAGATGCTGATCAAGCAGGGCGCGGTCAGCATCGGCGGCAAGATCGTCGAGGAGGCCAAGCGCAAGATGGCCGCCGGCGAGCGCGTCTCGGTCGAGATGCCGGAGCCCGAACCGGCCGAGCCGCAGGGCGAGGCGATCGCCCTCGACATCCTGTATGAGGACGATGAACTCATCGTCATCAACAAGCCGGCGGCGCTGGTCGTCCATCCCGGCGCCGGCAACTGGACCGGCACGCTGGTCAACGCGCTCATCCACCATTGCGGCGACAGCCTGTCAGGCATTGGCGGCGTCAGGCGGCCGGGCATCGTTCATCGGCTGGATAAGGAGACCAGCGGCGTCATGGTCGTCGCCAAGACCGACCGCGCCCACAAGGCGCTCTCGGAGGCCTTTGCCGATCATGGCCGCACCGGCGACCTCGAACGTGCCTATCTTGCGCTGGTCTGGGGCATTCCGTCGAGGCCGGCCGGAACGGTCGACGCGCCGCTCGGCCGCGCCGCCGACCGCGTGCGCCGCGCCGTAGTGCCGGAAGGCCGCGACGACGCCCGCCATGCTGTCACGCATTTTGCCGTGATCGAGCGCTTCGGCGAGCGGCAGAAGGACTTCGCAACGGCAAGCCTGGTCGAATGCCGGCTGGAGACCGGCCGCACCCACCAGATCCGCGTCCACATGGCCCATATCGGCCATCCGGTGGTCGGCGACCCCGATTACGGGATGGCCTTCCGCACCAAGGCGAACCGGCTGCCCGAACCGCTGAAAGGCGAGGTCAATGCATTTCCCAGGCAAGCTTTGCACGCCTGGCTGCTTGAATTCCGGCATCCGGCTACCCACCTAACGATGAGGTTCGAAGCACCGATACCGAGGGACATGGAGGCACTCATCGGCGGCTTTCGCAAGCTCTGA
- a CDS encoding potassium/proton antiporter, which translates to MEHAIYLVTLVGTALVVAAAFSSLIAFRFGAPLLLLFLCIGLATGTDGLGIEFDNARLAYFAGSLALAVILFDSGFGTPLNALRQAAGPALSLATVGVVLTTGVFGAAAYYMLDLTWLESFLLGAAVASTDAAAVFFLLRAGEINLRERVRATLEVESGTNDPIAIFLTITLVEIIAAHANPEANVLVTNLVLGFLISMGLGAVIGVLGGLAIVRLVERLNLDHGLLPIFVLTLSLMVFAAAGAIGGSGFLAVYLAGLISGNSDIRAVTILKRFQDGMSWLAQIIMFLILGLFATPSQFPAILVPAVLLGLFLIFVARPIAVWLCLIPFRLPRPEVAFVSWVGLRGAVSILLAITPLLGGLENGRVIFNTAFIIVLVSLVVQGWTVGPLARRLGLIVPARLGPLDKVELELPGSAHHELLAYRVAPGSPVARGERIPRWARPSLVLRDGRSMRFQDMGRLAAGDQVYIFVPDRYPRLLDKLFASRAVVDPEDADFFGAFALDPTRSAEELEAAYAPGLTEAERKVTVGALVTERLGGHPEYADRVLIGPIELIVRDVDDKGRITGLGLSFEPTAPVARVPVFMSAGEIGDRIAAFVRGRRKPTPVAETSAEQSPTPEPAAQKATSES; encoded by the coding sequence ATGGAGCATGCGATCTATCTTGTAACGCTGGTCGGCACCGCCCTTGTCGTTGCCGCCGCGTTTTCGAGCCTGATCGCCTTCCGCTTCGGCGCCCCCCTGCTGCTTCTCTTCCTTTGCATCGGCCTGGCCACCGGGACCGACGGCCTCGGCATCGAATTCGACAATGCAAGGCTCGCCTATTTTGCCGGCTCACTGGCGCTGGCCGTCATCCTCTTCGATTCCGGTTTCGGCACGCCGCTCAATGCCTTGCGCCAGGCGGCCGGACCGGCGCTGTCGCTGGCGACCGTCGGCGTGGTGCTGACCACCGGCGTGTTCGGCGCCGCCGCCTACTACATGCTCGACCTCACCTGGCTGGAATCCTTCCTGCTCGGCGCCGCCGTCGCCTCGACCGATGCCGCGGCCGTCTTCTTCCTGCTGCGCGCAGGCGAGATCAATCTGCGCGAGCGCGTGCGTGCGACGCTCGAGGTGGAATCCGGCACCAATGACCCGATCGCCATCTTCCTCACCATCACTCTGGTCGAGATCATCGCCGCCCACGCCAATCCCGAAGCCAATGTGCTGGTCACCAACCTGGTGCTCGGCTTCCTCATCAGCATGGGGCTTGGCGCCGTCATCGGCGTTCTCGGCGGCCTTGCCATCGTGCGCCTGGTCGAGCGGCTGAACCTCGACCACGGCCTGTTGCCGATCTTCGTGCTGACGCTGTCGCTGATGGTGTTCGCCGCCGCCGGCGCCATCGGCGGCTCGGGCTTCCTGGCGGTCTATCTTGCCGGGCTGATATCGGGCAATTCGGACATCCGCGCCGTCACCATCCTCAAGCGCTTCCAGGACGGCATGTCGTGGCTGGCACAGATCATCATGTTCCTGATCCTTGGCCTGTTCGCCACGCCCTCGCAATTTCCAGCGATCCTGGTGCCGGCGGTCCTGCTCGGCCTGTTCCTGATCTTCGTCGCGCGGCCGATCGCCGTCTGGCTCTGCCTGATCCCGTTCCGCCTGCCGCGCCCCGAGGTCGCCTTCGTCTCCTGGGTCGGCCTGCGCGGCGCGGTCTCCATCCTGCTCGCCATCACGCCGCTGCTCGGCGGCCTGGAAAACGGCCGCGTCATCTTCAACACCGCCTTCATCATCGTGCTGGTGTCGCTGGTCGTGCAGGGCTGGACCGTCGGGCCATTGGCGCGCCGCCTCGGCCTCATCGTGCCGGCAAGGCTCGGGCCGTTGGACAAGGTCGAGCTCGAACTGCCGGGCTCCGCACACCACGAGCTTCTCGCCTATCGCGTGGCGCCGGGCAGCCCAGTGGCGCGCGGCGAGCGCATCCCCCGCTGGGCCCGGCCCTCGCTGGTGCTGCGCGACGGCCGCTCGATGCGCTTCCAGGACATGGGACGGCTGGCTGCCGGCGACCAGGTCTACATCTTCGTGCCGGACCGTTATCCGCGCCTGCTCGACAAGCTGTTCGCCAGCCGCGCCGTGGTCGATCCGGAGGACGCGGACTTCTTCGGCGCCTTCGCGCTTGATCCGACGCGCTCGGCCGAGGAGCTGGAGGCAGCCTATGCACCAGGCCTGACCGAGGCGGAGCGCAAGGTGACGGTCGGCGCCCTGGTCACCGAGCGGCTCGGCGGCCATCCCGAATATGCCGACCGGGTGCTGATCGGGCCGATCGAGCTCATCGTGCGCGACGTCGACGACAAGGGCCGGATCACCGGCCTCGGCCTGTCGTTCGAGCCGACCGCGCCGGTGGCGCGCGTGCCGGTGTTCATGAGCGCCGGCGAGATCGGCGACCGCATCGCCGCGTTCGTCCGCGGCCGGCGCAAGCCGACGCCTGTCGCCGAAACGTCGGCGGAACAGTCCCCGACGCCCGAACCGGCCGCGCAAAAGGCAACGAGCGAAAGCTGA
- a CDS encoding VOC family protein, which translates to MTGFAKNRRVATVTVVVSDYDEAVAWYVDKLGFTLAEDVDLGGGKRWVVVAPAGGQGARLLLAEASDAEQASRIGNQSGGRVFLFLETDDFARDHRAMLAKGVEFREAPRFEAYGTVAVFADLHGNLWDLIEPKRQG; encoded by the coding sequence ATGACCGGCTTCGCCAAGAACCGCCGCGTCGCCACGGTGACGGTCGTCGTCAGCGACTATGACGAGGCGGTCGCCTGGTACGTCGACAAGCTCGGCTTCACGCTTGCCGAGGATGTCGATCTCGGCGGCGGCAAGCGCTGGGTGGTGGTGGCGCCGGCTGGCGGGCAGGGCGCCAGGTTGCTCCTGGCCGAAGCGTCCGACGCCGAGCAGGCAAGCCGCATCGGCAACCAGTCCGGTGGCAGGGTCTTCCTGTTCCTCGAGACCGACGATTTCGCCCGCGACCACCGGGCGATGCTGGCCAAGGGCGTCGAGTTCCGTGAGGCGCCGCGCTTCGAGGCCTACGGCACGGTGGCCGTGTTCGCCGATCTCCACGGCAATCTCTGGGACCTGATCGAGCCAAAACGGCAGGGCTGA
- a CDS encoding cell division protein ZapA: MAQVTVSIDGKQYRMACDEGQEEHLIDLAERFDRYVAHLKDSFGEIGDQRLTVMAGIMVMDELSELQKRVKGMESEVLTLRKTRDDALAKAGKSDSVLTDALGALAQRMEDLATTLAVRKA; this comes from the coding sequence ATGGCACAGGTCACGGTTTCCATCGACGGCAAGCAGTATCGCATGGCTTGCGACGAGGGCCAGGAAGAGCATCTGATCGACCTTGCCGAGCGCTTCGACCGCTATGTCGCGCATCTCAAGGACTCGTTTGGCGAGATCGGCGACCAGCGGCTGACGGTGATGGCCGGCATCATGGTCATGGACGAGCTTTCGGAGCTGCAGAAGCGCGTCAAGGGCATGGAAAGCGAAGTGCTGACGCTGCGCAAGACGCGCGACGACGCGCTGGCCAAGGCCGGCAAGAGCGACAGCGTGCTGACCGATGCGCTGGGCGCGCTGGCCCAGCGCATGGAAGACCTGGCGACGACGCTGGCGGTGAGGAAGGCCTGA
- the rpoH gene encoding RNA polymerase sigma factor RpoH → MAQSLPSIVSGEGGLSRYLEEIRRFPMLQPQEEYMLAKRYAEHEDTTAAHKLVTSHLRLVAKIAMGYRGYGLPIGEVISEGNVGLMQAVKKFEPERGFRLATYAMWWIKASIQEYILRSWSLVKMGTTANQKRLFFNLRKVKGKIQALDDGDLKPDQIAEIATRLNVSEAEVVSMNRRLSGDASLNAPIRASEGESGEWQDWLVDDHESQEEMLIEQDELENRRAMLSGALSVLNERERRIFEARRLADEPLTLEELSAEFDISRERVRQIEVRAFEKVQDAVKAAAKRQTQALRTIEAQPAA, encoded by the coding sequence ATGGCCCAGTCATTACCCAGTATCGTTTCCGGCGAAGGCGGCCTCAGCCGCTACCTGGAAGAAATCCGCCGCTTTCCGATGCTTCAGCCGCAGGAAGAGTACATGCTCGCCAAGCGTTACGCCGAGCATGAAGACACCACGGCTGCGCACAAGCTCGTCACCAGCCACCTCAGGCTCGTCGCCAAGATCGCCATGGGCTATCGCGGCTACGGCCTGCCGATCGGCGAGGTGATCTCGGAAGGCAATGTCGGCCTGATGCAGGCCGTCAAGAAATTCGAACCGGAGCGCGGCTTCCGGCTCGCCACCTATGCCATGTGGTGGATCAAGGCCTCGATCCAGGAGTACATCCTGCGCTCGTGGAGCCTGGTCAAGATGGGCACCACCGCCAATCAGAAGCGCCTGTTCTTCAACCTGCGCAAGGTCAAGGGCAAGATCCAGGCGCTCGACGATGGCGACCTGAAGCCCGACCAGATCGCCGAGATCGCCACCCGCCTCAACGTTTCCGAGGCCGAAGTGGTGTCGATGAACCGCCGCCTGTCGGGCGACGCTTCGCTCAATGCCCCGATCCGGGCGAGCGAGGGCGAGTCCGGCGAGTGGCAGGACTGGCTGGTCGACGACCACGAAAGCCAGGAAGAGATGCTGATCGAGCAGGACGAGCTGGAAAACCGGCGCGCCATGCTGTCGGGAGCTCTTTCCGTGCTTAACGAGCGCGAACGGCGCATCTTCGAGGCGCGCCGCCTCGCCGACGAGCCGCTGACGCTGGAAGAATTGTCGGCCGAGTTCGACATCAGCCGCGAGCGCGTGCGCCAGATCGAGGTGCGCGCTTTCGAGAAGGTGCAGGACGCGGTCAAGGCCGCGGCCAAGCGCCAGACGCAGGCACTGCGCACCATCGAGGCGCAGCCGGCGGCGTAA
- a CDS encoding CatB-related O-acetyltransferase has product MDIGSFCAIAPGVLFICQADHPTGTASNFGLQNQILMTKTIEQYLQTKGPIVVGNDVWIGARAIILSGVTIGNGAVVAAGSVVTKDVPPYAIAAGNPARPISYRFSVETIEAMQRIRWWDWPLEKLKLEKAAFDLPAERFVERFG; this is encoded by the coding sequence GTGGATATTGGCTCATTCTGCGCGATCGCGCCGGGCGTGTTGTTTATCTGCCAGGCGGATCACCCGACCGGGACTGCTTCCAATTTCGGATTGCAGAATCAGATCCTGATGACGAAGACGATAGAGCAATATCTACAGACGAAGGGGCCGATAGTCGTTGGCAATGACGTCTGGATCGGAGCCCGCGCCATAATCCTGTCAGGGGTCACCATCGGCAACGGCGCCGTCGTTGCGGCGGGGAGCGTGGTAACCAAAGATGTTCCGCCCTATGCGATTGCAGCTGGCAACCCGGCGAGGCCGATTAGCTACCGGTTCTCAGTCGAGACCATCGAGGCGATGCAACGAATTCGTTGGTGGGACTGGCCGCTGGAAAAACTGAAGCTAGAGAAGGCAGCCTTCGATCTGCCGGCTGAGCGCTTTGTCGAGCGCTTTGGTTAG
- the tkt gene encoding transketolase, which produces MTSREQHDRMANAIRFLSMDAVEKANSGHPGLPMGCADIATVLFTRFLKFDAKAPHWADRDRFILSAGHGSMLLYSLLYLTGYEDMTLDQIKSFRQLGSKTAGHPEYGHAAGIETTTGPLGQGLANSVGFALGERIMNAAFGKDLVDHYTYVLAGDGCLMEGVSQEAIALAGHLKLNKLIVLWDNNNISIDGPVSLADNTDQVARFQASGWNATHIDGFDPEAIAYAIEAARHSDKPTMIACKTTIGFGAPTKAGTNKAHGSPLGAEEIAGARKFFGWDSPPFEIPGDILGAWRAAGQAGAKARADWEGRLAKADAKLKGEFERRISGKLPSNFDSVIADYKKKLAADKPKVATRKSSEMALEVINGAVPETIGGSADLTGSNNTKTSQTKNITPDDYGQRYVHYGIREHGMAAAINGLTLHGGIIAYGGTFLCFSDYARPSMRLASLMGIRSIFVMTHDSIGLGEDGPTHQPVEHVAALRAIPNHNVFRPADAVETAECWQLALESAKTPSTLALTRQNLPTVRTEFTEKNLSASGAYELAAANGEAAVTIFATGSEVEIALGARDLLEKHGHPTRVVSVPCFELFDQQSDDYRRKTIGSAKVKVAIEAGIRQGWDHIIGSDGIFIGMTGFGASGTIEQLYPHFGITAEAAAKAVEARLHGK; this is translated from the coding sequence ATGACCTCGCGTGAACAACATGACCGGATGGCCAATGCGATCCGTTTTCTCTCCATGGACGCCGTCGAGAAGGCGAATTCCGGCCACCCCGGCCTGCCCATGGGCTGCGCCGACATCGCTACGGTGCTGTTCACCCGCTTCCTGAAATTCGACGCCAAGGCCCCGCACTGGGCCGACCGCGACCGCTTCATCCTGTCGGCCGGCCACGGCTCGATGCTGCTCTATTCGCTGCTCTATCTGACCGGCTACGAGGACATGACCCTCGACCAGATCAAGAGCTTCCGCCAGCTCGGCTCGAAGACCGCCGGCCACCCCGAATATGGCCATGCCGCCGGCATCGAGACCACCACCGGGCCGCTCGGCCAGGGCCTTGCCAACTCGGTCGGCTTCGCGCTCGGCGAGCGCATCATGAACGCCGCCTTCGGCAAGGACCTCGTCGACCACTACACCTATGTGCTGGCCGGTGACGGCTGCCTGATGGAGGGCGTCTCCCAGGAGGCCATCGCGCTTGCCGGGCATCTGAAGCTCAACAAGCTGATCGTGCTGTGGGACAACAACAACATCTCGATCGACGGTCCGGTGTCGCTGGCCGACAACACCGATCAGGTCGCCCGCTTCCAGGCCTCCGGCTGGAACGCCACCCATATCGACGGCTTTGATCCGGAAGCGATCGCCTACGCCATCGAGGCGGCGCGCCATTCCGACAAGCCGACGATGATCGCCTGCAAGACCACCATCGGTTTCGGCGCCCCGACCAAGGCCGGCACCAACAAGGCCCACGGCTCGCCGCTCGGCGCCGAGGAGATCGCCGGTGCGCGCAAGTTCTTCGGCTGGGATTCGCCGCCCTTCGAGATTCCGGGCGACATCCTCGGCGCATGGCGCGCCGCCGGCCAGGCCGGCGCCAAAGCCCGCGCCGACTGGGAAGGTCGCCTTGCCAAGGCCGACGCCAAGCTGAAGGGCGAGTTCGAGCGCCGCATCAGTGGCAAGCTGCCGTCGAACTTCGACAGCGTCATTGCCGACTACAAGAAGAAGCTCGCGGCCGACAAGCCGAAGGTCGCCACCCGCAAATCGTCGGAAATGGCGCTGGAGGTCATCAACGGCGCGGTGCCGGAAACCATTGGCGGTTCGGCCGATCTCACCGGCTCCAACAACACCAAGACCAGCCAGACCAAGAACATCACGCCGGACGACTACGGCCAGCGCTATGTCCATTACGGCATCCGCGAGCATGGCATGGCGGCGGCGATCAACGGCCTGACGCTGCATGGCGGCATCATCGCCTATGGCGGCACTTTCCTGTGCTTCTCCGACTATGCTCGTCCTTCGATGCGCCTGGCCTCGCTGATGGGCATCCGCTCGATCTTCGTCATGACCCACGACTCGATCGGCCTTGGCGAGGACGGCCCGACGCACCAGCCGGTCGAACACGTGGCGGCGCTGCGCGCCATCCCGAACCACAACGTCTTCCGCCCGGCCGACGCGGTAGAGACGGCGGAATGCTGGCAGCTGGCGCTCGAATCCGCAAAGACGCCGTCGACGCTGGCGCTGACCAGGCAGAACCTGCCGACGGTGCGCACCGAATTCACCGAGAAGAACCTCAGTGCTTCCGGCGCCTATGAACTCGCCGCGGCCAACGGCGAGGCGGCGGTGACGATCTTCGCCACCGGTTCCGAGGTCGAGATCGCGCTCGGCGCGCGTGATCTGCTGGAGAAGCACGGCCACCCGACCCGTGTCGTGTCGGTGCCTTGCTTCGAACTGTTCGACCAGCAGAGCGACGACTACCGGAGAAAGACGATCGGCAGCGCCAAGGTGAAGGTCGCCATCGAGGCGGGCATCCGCCAGGGCTGGGACCACATCATCGGCAGCGACGGCATCTTCATCGGCATGACCGGCTTCGGCGCCTCCGGCACCATCGAGCAGCTCTATCCGCATTTCGGCATCACCGCCGAAGCGGCGGCGAAAGCGGTGGAAGCCCGCCTGCATGGCAAGTAA